The following proteins come from a genomic window of Gimesia chilikensis:
- the drmD gene encoding DISARM system SNF2-like helicase DrmD, whose protein sequence is MTNTIDHSEQFKDASFALPEPGQLVEVRRRQWVVSDIQGQSFEAKIEQHLVTLSSLDEDALGEELQVIWQIEPGAQVLEKAGMPRITGVDSEAKLDAFLDAVRWGAVTNADRSFLQAPFRSGITIEDYQLDPLVRAIDMARANLLIADDVGLGKTIEAGLVVQELLVRHRARTVFIVCPASLQVKWQLEMWEKFGLEFRIVDTGYIKHLRRERGIHANPWTSFPRLITSMDWMKSGEGLRLVKDCLPPTITYPRKFDILIIDEAHNVAPSTASKYALESQRTRLIRTIAPHFEHRLFLSATPHNGYQESFTSLLELLDDQRFARSVMPDEKQLQRVMVRRLKTDLVDADGNRLYADRKLMLLEVDYSEEERQIHDLLRQFTAARAKSVKDSSFEFSSDFVHKLLKKRLFSSPMAFAGTLAKHRESLERPRSKQKTGVMDDRILKKAILKAEEDFTNDQLYEDAQNEAVEVAGELSVPLDQDQRQMLDTLTAWAEKSKNRVDAKAMAVIDWLESHLKTNGNWNGKRVILFTEYRATHVWMEQILTTHGFGGERMMLIHGGVDQNDREKIKAAFQAHPDISPVRILLATDAASEGIDLQNYCNYMIHIEIPWNPNVMEQRNGRIDRHGQKESEVFIWHPVGKGFESNKSIQQNKVGQIEGDHEYLMRAVLKINTIRQDLGSVGPVIAQQIEEAMLGKITVLDTADAEKKAAKVRKYIATERHHQEKIGKLHERLMEAKTDFHLSADHIHRSVSIALDLAEKPPLKPFALPGAPDGSVFEVPILPGSWGRAIAGLEHPHTGERRPITFDHEVAKDRDDVVLAHLNHRLVQMCLRLLREELWKLDDVKKLHRVSVKAVTDSELSTPAVLVWSRLVITGGDHHRLHEEITISGGELKSTGFLRIPQQGRLQELLTKAVSFDPKNSLLDILTERFEKQENSIRGTMEARSRDRLRFLENTLVRRKDGEVADLINILDELEKKIRHELKEDTLKQQMVLPGFEPEERNQIRKDIEALRIRLARIPEERELEKAAIEKRYAGLPALADPEHNDRTEPLEAYADLLWFPTGGGKTEAYLGVAAFTMAVRRLQGDLGGLDGSRGLAVIMRYTLRLLTLQQFQRATTLICALESMRREDPRRWGTTPFTIGLWVGNRVTPGTTEEAHQAIQSFRDGKRYGSNSPAQLTTCPWCGAEIAEGRDIEVKKDVGRTYIYCGDKFGRCDFGRSKSKDLGIPVLVVDDEIYRHPPSMLIATVDKFAMMAWRGQVRTLFGRATQECGRHGLLWPNADCSGNHNAKGNLSRVTVKEITPIRPPDLIIQDEFHLISGPLGTMVGLYETAVDELSTWQIGGKAIRPKIIASTATVRKADEQVNNVFLRQVAVFPPHGLDVEDNFFSVQRPIFEKPGRRYMGICSPGSSRPAVLIRVYVAMLTAAQALFERFGQAADPYMTVVGYFNSLRELGGMRRLAEDDVQTRSYRVQMSDVSRPGLEQRSVRNVDELTSRVSSKDIPKKLDQLEVKFNATLENGKYVTKWKKDETRAIDIVLATNMLSVGVDVNRLGIMVVNGQPKNTAEYIQATSRVGRSFPGLVCTVLTWSRPRDLSHYESFEHYHATFYKHVEAQSVTPFAPRALDRGLTGTLISLMRLDNSQLNPNLGAMELDNVASTEITDAKECLSGRSWKATDKKSVKQNVEVMISDRADRWVKEAGKSGRRLGYETERRQGDIAALLKKPGMVSWDEFTVPMSMREVEPGVKLIMDVATIPELPEWRIRRLDESDGGEV, encoded by the coding sequence ATGACAAACACCATTGATCACTCAGAACAATTTAAGGACGCTTCTTTTGCTCTCCCTGAACCGGGGCAACTAGTGGAGGTCCGAAGGCGTCAATGGGTTGTCAGTGACATTCAAGGTCAATCATTTGAAGCCAAAATAGAGCAACATCTTGTAACACTGTCTTCCTTGGATGAAGATGCACTAGGGGAGGAACTGCAAGTCATTTGGCAGATAGAACCTGGTGCCCAAGTTCTCGAGAAAGCAGGGATGCCTCGAATTACAGGGGTCGATTCAGAAGCCAAATTGGACGCTTTTCTGGATGCCGTCCGTTGGGGGGCGGTGACCAATGCCGATAGATCGTTCCTACAGGCTCCGTTTCGAAGTGGGATAACCATCGAAGATTACCAGCTAGACCCATTGGTGCGGGCTATAGACATGGCCCGTGCCAACCTGCTGATAGCGGATGACGTCGGTTTGGGAAAGACCATCGAAGCAGGCCTTGTAGTACAGGAACTGCTTGTCCGTCATCGTGCAAGAACGGTTTTCATAGTCTGCCCAGCGTCACTGCAGGTCAAGTGGCAGCTTGAGATGTGGGAGAAATTTGGATTGGAATTCCGAATTGTCGATACCGGCTACATCAAGCATCTGCGACGCGAACGAGGGATACACGCCAATCCATGGACTTCTTTTCCGAGGCTTATCACTTCCATGGATTGGATGAAGAGCGGTGAAGGACTTCGACTTGTCAAGGACTGCCTGCCGCCGACCATTACCTACCCGAGGAAGTTTGATATTTTGATCATAGATGAAGCTCACAATGTCGCACCTTCGACCGCTTCCAAATATGCTCTGGAAAGCCAGAGAACTCGCTTAATCAGGACCATCGCTCCCCATTTCGAACACAGGCTGTTTTTGAGCGCTACACCGCACAATGGTTATCAGGAATCGTTTACCTCATTGCTGGAGTTATTGGATGATCAGCGATTCGCCCGATCAGTGATGCCGGACGAGAAGCAGTTGCAGCGTGTTATGGTCAGACGGCTTAAGACGGATCTTGTCGATGCTGACGGAAACCGATTGTATGCGGATAGAAAGTTGATGCTTCTGGAAGTCGATTATTCGGAAGAAGAACGCCAAATACACGACCTCCTGAGACAATTTACAGCCGCTCGTGCAAAGAGCGTAAAGGACAGTTCCTTTGAATTCAGCTCCGACTTTGTGCATAAGCTTTTGAAAAAGAGGCTTTTCTCTTCTCCGATGGCTTTTGCCGGAACTCTGGCCAAACACAGGGAAAGCTTAGAACGCCCCAGGTCTAAACAAAAAACTGGTGTTATGGACGACAGGATCCTCAAAAAGGCCATCCTGAAAGCGGAAGAGGATTTTACCAACGACCAACTCTACGAAGATGCCCAGAACGAAGCGGTGGAAGTTGCCGGTGAATTGTCGGTCCCTCTCGATCAGGATCAACGGCAGATGCTCGACACACTGACCGCATGGGCCGAAAAGTCAAAAAATCGAGTGGACGCCAAAGCGATGGCCGTCATTGACTGGCTCGAATCGCATCTAAAAACCAATGGTAACTGGAACGGAAAACGGGTGATTCTATTCACCGAATACCGAGCAACACATGTGTGGATGGAACAAATCCTGACCACCCATGGTTTCGGTGGTGAGCGTATGATGTTGATACATGGTGGTGTCGATCAGAACGATCGCGAAAAGATCAAAGCGGCTTTTCAGGCTCATCCAGATATTTCACCTGTCAGAATACTATTGGCCACTGACGCGGCCTCCGAAGGTATCGACCTACAAAACTACTGTAACTACATGATCCATATTGAGATTCCTTGGAATCCAAACGTCATGGAGCAGAGGAACGGTCGAATTGATCGACACGGTCAGAAGGAGTCGGAGGTCTTCATTTGGCATCCTGTGGGAAAAGGTTTCGAGTCGAATAAATCCATTCAGCAAAATAAGGTCGGTCAGATAGAAGGCGATCATGAATATTTGATGAGAGCGGTGCTCAAGATCAATACCATTCGGCAGGATCTTGGAAGTGTCGGTCCGGTCATCGCCCAGCAAATAGAGGAAGCCATGCTGGGCAAAATAACGGTTCTCGACACCGCCGACGCTGAAAAAAAGGCGGCAAAGGTTAGAAAATATATTGCGACCGAGCGACATCATCAGGAAAAAATAGGCAAACTGCATGAAAGGCTCATGGAGGCGAAGACCGATTTTCACCTTTCGGCCGACCATATACACAGATCCGTTTCAATCGCATTGGACCTCGCTGAAAAGCCCCCACTGAAACCATTCGCTTTACCGGGAGCACCCGATGGTAGCGTATTTGAGGTACCTATTCTTCCCGGTTCGTGGGGACGTGCTATAGCAGGGCTAGAACATCCCCATACAGGGGAAAGAAGGCCAATTACCTTTGATCACGAGGTCGCTAAAGACCGTGACGATGTCGTTCTGGCTCACCTGAATCATCGACTGGTCCAAATGTGTCTCCGGCTTTTACGGGAAGAACTGTGGAAGCTAGATGACGTAAAAAAACTGCACAGAGTGAGTGTCAAAGCCGTCACTGATAGCGAACTTTCGACCCCCGCCGTGCTTGTCTGGTCCCGTCTGGTCATTACCGGGGGTGACCACCACCGCCTTCATGAAGAGATAACGATTTCTGGCGGTGAACTCAAAAGCACGGGGTTTTTGAGAATTCCTCAGCAAGGACGATTACAGGAGTTGTTAACAAAGGCCGTGTCTTTCGATCCGAAAAATAGCCTTCTCGATATTCTTACCGAGCGATTCGAAAAACAGGAAAATAGTATTAGGGGAACCATGGAAGCCCGTTCAAGAGACCGACTTCGTTTCCTTGAAAACACGCTGGTACGCCGGAAGGATGGCGAAGTAGCCGATTTGATAAACATTCTCGATGAACTCGAAAAAAAAATACGGCATGAATTAAAAGAGGATACTCTCAAACAACAGATGGTTCTTCCCGGATTCGAACCCGAGGAACGAAACCAAATTCGCAAGGATATCGAAGCGCTGCGGATTCGACTGGCAAGAATTCCCGAAGAACGGGAGCTGGAAAAGGCGGCGATAGAGAAACGTTACGCAGGATTACCCGCTCTGGCCGATCCGGAACACAACGATAGAACCGAACCACTCGAAGCGTATGCCGACCTTCTCTGGTTTCCGACCGGTGGAGGTAAAACCGAGGCATATCTGGGTGTGGCGGCTTTCACCATGGCAGTCCGAAGGTTGCAAGGAGATTTGGGAGGCTTGGATGGATCACGCGGTCTCGCAGTGATTATGAGATACACCCTCCGTCTGTTGACTCTCCAACAGTTTCAAAGAGCGACCACCCTAATCTGTGCCTTGGAGTCGATGCGTCGTGAAGATCCCAGGAGATGGGGAACGACTCCTTTCACCATTGGACTCTGGGTTGGAAACCGGGTCACGCCAGGAACAACGGAGGAGGCCCATCAGGCCATTCAGAGTTTTAGAGACGGAAAACGTTACGGCAGTAATTCCCCGGCCCAGTTGACCACGTGTCCGTGGTGTGGTGCCGAGATTGCCGAGGGGCGGGACATCGAGGTGAAAAAAGATGTTGGGCGGACTTACATCTATTGTGGAGACAAGTTTGGACGCTGTGATTTCGGTAGAAGCAAGTCCAAGGATCTAGGAATTCCTGTTCTGGTGGTGGACGATGAAATTTATAGACATCCTCCTTCCATGCTGATTGCCACGGTAGACAAGTTCGCCATGATGGCGTGGCGTGGACAGGTGCGAACCCTCTTCGGCCGTGCCACACAGGAATGCGGCCGACATGGCTTACTCTGGCCCAATGCGGATTGCTCCGGCAATCACAACGCCAAAGGTAATCTGTCCAGGGTTACCGTAAAAGAGATTACTCCGATACGTCCACCGGACTTGATCATTCAGGACGAGTTCCATCTGATCAGCGGGCCGCTTGGAACTATGGTTGGTCTTTACGAAACGGCCGTGGATGAGCTCTCTACATGGCAGATCGGTGGCAAGGCGATTCGTCCCAAGATCATCGCATCGACGGCTACCGTTCGCAAGGCAGACGAACAGGTCAACAATGTATTCTTGAGGCAAGTTGCGGTCTTTCCGCCTCATGGATTGGATGTTGAAGACAATTTCTTTTCGGTCCAACGTCCTATTTTTGAAAAACCCGGACGTCGTTATATGGGGATTTGTTCTCCGGGAAGTTCCCGTCCCGCCGTATTGATTAGAGTTTATGTGGCAATGCTTACCGCTGCACAAGCATTGTTCGAACGTTTCGGTCAAGCTGCCGATCCATATATGACTGTTGTCGGATATTTCAATTCACTTAGGGAACTAGGCGGTATGAGGAGATTGGCCGAGGACGATGTCCAGACTCGTTCCTACAGGGTTCAGATGAGCGATGTCAGTCGACCGGGACTGGAACAGAGGTCGGTCAGGAATGTGGATGAGTTGACCTCCCGTGTTTCGAGCAAAGACATACCGAAAAAGTTGGATCAACTGGAAGTGAAGTTCAATGCCACTCTGGAAAATGGAAAATACGTCACGAAGTGGAAAAAAGATGAAACTCGGGCTATTGATATTGTTCTGGCAACGAATATGCTGTCAGTGGGGGTAGATGTCAATCGTCTCGGTATCATGGTTGTAAATGGACAGCCAAAGAATACGGCCGAATATATTCAGGCAACTAGCCGTGTTGGCCGCTCCTTTCCTGGACTTGTCTGTACCGTTTTGACATGGTCTAGGCCGCGTGACCTTTCTCACTACGAGAGCTTCGAGCACTATCATGCGACTTTCTATAAACATGTGGAGGCACAATCGGTAACCCCATTCGCTCCGAGAGCTCTGGATCGTGGTTTGACCGGGACGCTGATCAGTTTGATGCGTTTGGATAATTCTCAATTGAATCCAAATCTTGGTGCTATGGAACTCGATAATGTCGCTTCCACGGAAATAACAGACGCCAAAGAATGTCTTTCTGGTAGGTCATGGAAAGCGACCGACAAGAAATCCGTAAAGCAAAATGTCGAAGTCATGATCTCCGACCGTGCTGACCGTTGGGTTAAAGAAGCGGGAAAATCCGGAAGACGTTTAGGTTACGAAACTGAAAGACGACAAGGAGACATTGCCGCTTTGTTGAAAAAACCGGGAATGGTCTCTTGGGATGAATTTACGGTCCCCATGTCAATGCGCGAAGTAGAACCGGGGGTAAAATTGATAATGGATGTTGCGACAATACCGGAACTCCCAGAATGGAGAATAAGGAGATTGGATGAAAGCGACGGAGGAGAAGTATGA
- the drmB gene encoding DUF1998 domain-containing protein produces the protein MSTHAVGQVRPSQLLWTYGPGALIDLPNLSVITMGLDRWDIDRCPPVEEARLLDAVRRVLGAQVSHLRMPPFLNDEDASPFSAEGKVGVPVRPFPRWLRCVRCGLLSEYDLGLFSIKANPYRPEQTHFVHTNCEKGANADAVPARFLLACRNGHLDDFPWHWFVHAGPSPCIGSLRFFERGASLQTENLWVKCDTCGQSRSLVHAFGREGQDNLPACRGRHPHLDKYDSICEEQPRAVLLGATNSWFPITLSVLAIPLEKNQLSQLILDGWDYFYEVESVDEVKIVVKTLTKANSLPGIDKFPAEEIWLAIQDRKDGNTAEHVSDGDIKGPEWDVLISPNPPTDWPHFLSSEVARPDAYKDALDSVLLLERLREVNALIGYTRVEAPEESADEDERPPMSDLCKGKPNWVPAGEVHGEGIFIRFNEKAISQWESSDAVLLRDQKIELGHRGWRNARGLDPEISYPGIRYTMLHTFSHLLIRELALECGYNAASIRERIYADKDNKMAGVLVYTAAADSDGTLGGLVDLGRPESLGRLIEQALNRAKVCSSDPLCSEHNPNEDRSLHASACHACTFVAETSCERGNRYLDRALLVETFECKDTAFFSKATKNT, from the coding sequence ATGAGCACACATGCTGTAGGACAAGTCAGGCCAAGCCAGCTACTATGGACCTATGGACCTGGAGCGTTAATTGACCTTCCTAATTTGTCTGTGATCACTATGGGATTAGACAGATGGGATATCGATAGATGCCCTCCAGTGGAAGAGGCGAGATTGCTGGATGCAGTAAGACGGGTTCTTGGAGCACAGGTTTCACATTTGAGAATGCCACCATTCTTGAATGATGAAGATGCAAGCCCGTTCTCTGCTGAGGGCAAGGTTGGTGTTCCTGTCAGACCATTTCCCCGCTGGCTGCGTTGTGTGAGATGTGGACTTCTATCCGAATATGACTTGGGGCTTTTCAGTATAAAGGCAAACCCTTACAGACCCGAACAGACGCATTTTGTTCATACCAATTGCGAAAAGGGAGCCAATGCGGATGCAGTGCCAGCACGCTTTCTTTTGGCCTGTCGCAATGGCCATCTGGATGATTTTCCTTGGCACTGGTTCGTTCATGCTGGGCCATCTCCGTGTATCGGATCGCTTCGTTTTTTTGAACGAGGCGCTTCATTACAAACCGAAAACCTGTGGGTAAAATGTGACACCTGTGGTCAGTCAAGATCTCTCGTTCACGCATTTGGACGTGAAGGACAAGATAATCTGCCTGCTTGCAGAGGTCGTCATCCACATCTAGACAAGTATGATTCTATCTGTGAAGAACAACCCCGGGCTGTTCTTCTTGGGGCGACGAATAGTTGGTTTCCAATTACACTTTCGGTTCTGGCTATCCCACTGGAAAAGAACCAGCTTTCACAACTGATACTTGATGGATGGGATTATTTCTACGAAGTCGAATCTGTTGACGAAGTCAAGATAGTCGTCAAGACTTTGACAAAAGCCAACAGTCTTCCTGGTATAGATAAATTCCCAGCGGAAGAAATATGGCTAGCGATTCAAGATCGAAAAGACGGTAATACTGCTGAGCATGTTTCTGATGGTGACATTAAGGGCCCCGAGTGGGATGTTCTTATATCTCCAAATCCACCGACGGATTGGCCCCATTTTTTGAGTAGCGAGGTCGCGAGGCCAGACGCATACAAGGATGCTCTAGATTCAGTCCTCTTGCTCGAACGATTGAGGGAAGTGAATGCATTGATTGGATATACTCGGGTTGAGGCCCCTGAAGAGTCTGCAGACGAGGATGAGAGACCTCCGATGTCCGATCTTTGCAAAGGAAAACCGAATTGGGTACCAGCCGGTGAAGTTCATGGAGAAGGGATATTCATCCGTTTTAATGAGAAAGCAATTTCTCAATGGGAGTCATCTGATGCAGTCTTGCTCAGAGACCAAAAAATCGAGCTAGGTCATCGTGGCTGGAGAAATGCACGAGGATTAGATCCTGAAATTAGCTACCCCGGTATTAGATATACGATGCTGCACACATTCTCGCACTTGCTGATCAGGGAACTGGCATTGGAATGTGGCTACAACGCCGCAAGTATCCGTGAACGGATCTATGCTGACAAAGATAATAAAATGGCCGGAGTTCTTGTCTATACTGCAGCAGCAGACTCGGATGGGACTCTTGGTGGACTCGTAGATCTAGGGAGACCAGAAAGTCTTGGAAGGTTGATAGAACAAGCGTTGAACAGGGCAAAGGTATGTTCGTCTGATCCATTATGTTCCGAGCATAATCCAAATGAAGACCGGTCTCTCCATGCATCAGCTTGTCATGCTTGTACATTCGTGGCTGAAACATCCTGTGAAAGAGGTAATCGCTATTTGGATAGAGCACTGTTAGTGGAAACATTCGAATGCAAAGACACAGCTTTTTTTAGTAAAGCCACTAAAAACACATAG
- a CDS encoding restriction endonuclease encodes MIDYTEIDFRTDGWEQFARDFLVTRGFFIESTVDRGPDHGKDLLVTENLKGNLSSYQFRWLVSCKHNATSGKSVSEDDEPNILERLKHFKADGFIGFYSTLASSGLNSRLQALRENKEIKDYSIFDGRLIENLLMTTGYSPLMLQYFPNSYKNIRPLHLILDEYQPLKCKVCGKDLLMELYLKEHVGNLVHAKVGSEFHEAYVVCKVECDEVAEKQQHALERITQWADLDDLVMPIEFLRHIFTMVNRIRSGQDRYTDEAFDQAKNILISLAQRVLRHTTAEERQRFVELSQIPF; translated from the coding sequence ATGATTGATTATACAGAAATCGACTTTAGAACGGATGGGTGGGAGCAGTTTGCAAGGGATTTCCTTGTGACAAGGGGTTTTTTCATAGAGTCTACCGTAGATCGTGGTCCGGATCACGGAAAAGACTTATTGGTAACGGAAAACCTAAAAGGAAACCTTAGTAGTTATCAATTTCGTTGGCTTGTTAGTTGCAAACACAATGCGACAAGCGGAAAATCAGTTTCCGAAGACGACGAACCGAACATTCTTGAGCGTCTTAAGCATTTCAAGGCCGATGGCTTCATCGGGTTCTATTCGACATTAGCCTCGTCTGGCCTAAATAGTCGACTCCAGGCGTTGCGCGAGAATAAGGAGATTAAAGACTATTCAATTTTTGATGGTCGTCTTATCGAAAATCTGCTCATGACTACTGGGTATTCACCACTGATGTTACAGTATTTCCCAAACTCATACAAAAATATTCGGCCTTTACATCTCATTCTAGACGAGTACCAACCGCTAAAATGTAAGGTGTGTGGTAAAGACCTGTTAATGGAGTTGTATTTAAAAGAACATGTTGGGAACCTTGTGCATGCCAAGGTAGGATCAGAATTCCACGAAGCCTACGTTGTGTGCAAAGTTGAGTGTGATGAAGTAGCGGAGAAGCAGCAACATGCACTTGAACGAATCACTCAATGGGCTGACCTAGATGATTTGGTTATGCCAATAGAATTTCTGAGGCACATATTTACAATGGTAAATCGAATTAGATCCGGACAAGACCGTTATACAGACGAGGCATTTGACCAAGCTAAAAACATACTTATTTCTCTGGCCCAAAGAGTTTTGCGTCACACAACTGCAGAGGAACGTCAACGGTTTGTTGAGTTGTCACAAATTCCATTCTAA
- a CDS encoding tyrosine-type recombinase/integrase, translated as MKQSSKQNRKTSFRIGKVRGDLRGKIWYLTYQENGKRLRPRIGPDKDHARQMAAQINSQLESHTHSVFNFEPVQIDELQTRWLNHHEQVLRSSLQTIRRYRAATTHLINFVREKGVASKTSQFQARHAEEFVHYLRTIDVAPNGHENSQKRPLLDKGIKYILQCCRSMFGYAIKRRHLSPYAENPFSCLDLDRIPIENAKAVSIFSPDQEKAFLEACDDWQFPIFLTLMLTGLRPGELTHLLLPDDLDLKTGMLFIRNKPHLGWQVKTRNERDIPLIDELRDVLKITVGDRVTGPVFMQRRYTSAIVRPELNDHTENQLEATLQQRVVQEVTTSSKAINRNQWMKISRTIWRDSGALKTDRIRSEFIKLTKLLELPHFTAPKSLRHLFATSLQDGNVDPLIRSELMGHSTSATNGASHGLGMTATYTHSRPYTKRIQLSQAMSIRPAISMARGWLMNHYEVLKSER; from the coding sequence ATGAAGCAATCATCAAAACAAAATCGGAAGACATCGTTCCGTATCGGCAAAGTCCGCGGCGATCTGCGTGGTAAAATCTGGTATCTCACCTACCAGGAAAACGGAAAACGTTTACGTCCCCGGATTGGTCCGGACAAAGACCATGCACGTCAAATGGCAGCCCAGATCAATTCTCAACTGGAGTCACACACGCATTCCGTTTTCAATTTTGAGCCGGTCCAGATCGATGAACTGCAAACCAGATGGCTCAACCACCACGAACAGGTTCTGCGTTCTTCTCTACAGACCATCCGGCGTTATCGTGCGGCAACAACTCATCTCATCAACTTCGTCAGAGAGAAAGGGGTCGCATCGAAAACATCTCAGTTCCAGGCTAGACATGCTGAGGAGTTTGTGCATTATCTGCGGACGATCGATGTCGCTCCAAATGGGCATGAGAATTCACAGAAGCGTCCCCTGCTCGACAAAGGCATCAAATATATTTTGCAATGCTGCCGTAGCATGTTCGGCTACGCAATTAAACGACGGCACCTGTCTCCCTATGCCGAAAACCCGTTCTCCTGTCTCGACCTGGACCGTATCCCGATTGAAAATGCCAAAGCTGTTTCCATCTTCAGTCCCGATCAGGAAAAGGCGTTTCTGGAAGCCTGTGACGACTGGCAGTTTCCTATCTTTCTCACGCTTATGCTTACGGGACTACGGCCAGGAGAGCTCACGCACTTGCTGTTACCAGACGATCTCGATCTGAAAACAGGAATGCTCTTCATCAGAAACAAACCTCATTTAGGCTGGCAAGTAAAGACACGTAATGAACGTGATATCCCATTGATCGATGAACTGAGAGATGTTCTGAAAATCACAGTTGGTGATCGAGTCACTGGTCCAGTCTTTATGCAACGCCGTTATACATCAGCCATTGTACGGCCTGAGCTGAATGACCATACTGAAAACCAACTTGAAGCCACGCTCCAACAACGAGTAGTTCAAGAAGTGACCACCTCCAGCAAAGCTATCAATAGAAACCAGTGGATGAAAATCTCACGAACAATCTGGCGCGATAGCGGTGCTTTGAAAACCGATCGGATACGATCGGAATTCATCAAGCTGACAAAGCTATTGGAACTACCCCATTTCACCGCCCCTAAATCGCTACGACATCTTTTTGCCACGAGCTTACAGGATGGGAACGTAGATCCCTTGATCCGTAGTGAATTGATGGGACATTCTACTTCCGCGACTAATGGAGCGAGCCATGGTTTGGGAATGACTGCAACTTATACCCATTCACGTCCTTATACGAAAAGAATCCAACTTTCTCAAGCAATGTCAATTCGCCCTGCTATATCAATGGCCAGAGGTTGGTTGATGAACCACTATGAAGTATTAAAATCCGAACGATAA
- the drmC gene encoding DISARM system phospholipase D-like protein DrmC — protein sequence MNTDLWKTIADIGIELHPDRVNTIADKLANISSIDEFYQVSSSFGPVSNRTMMDALEKAWRKDPEVLPLELAAALRGASGTAAIMEKREAVEMVWTGPFTGLVASRHTEQVLLEVIGAAKWRLFIVSFVAYDIDSVKKALQEAIGRNVKINILLESSKDHGGKIDIDSIDAFKKAIPSANMYAWKSKSKSSDQWNGAVHAKCAVADGSLAFITSANLTRAAMEKNMELGVLVRGGNLPEKLELHLDAMVSTRVIEKI from the coding sequence TTGAATACTGATTTATGGAAAACCATAGCGGACATTGGGATCGAGCTTCATCCTGACCGGGTCAACACAATAGCGGACAAACTAGCTAATATTTCTTCAATAGACGAATTTTACCAGGTGAGCTCCAGTTTCGGCCCTGTTTCCAATAGAACGATGATGGACGCATTGGAGAAGGCATGGCGAAAAGATCCCGAGGTCTTGCCTTTGGAACTCGCTGCAGCATTGCGTGGGGCTTCTGGAACTGCCGCCATTATGGAAAAGCGTGAAGCGGTCGAGATGGTCTGGACTGGTCCGTTTACTGGTTTGGTAGCTTCTCGACATACTGAGCAGGTTCTGCTTGAGGTGATAGGTGCTGCCAAATGGAGACTTTTCATTGTCAGCTTCGTTGCTTATGACATTGATTCGGTCAAAAAGGCACTACAAGAAGCTATTGGCAGAAACGTAAAGATCAATATCTTACTTGAATCTTCAAAAGATCATGGAGGTAAGATAGATATTGATTCGATAGATGCCTTCAAAAAAGCTATACCGTCAGCAAATATGTATGCGTGGAAATCCAAATCAAAATCTTCAGATCAATGGAATGGTGCAGTTCATGCAAAATGTGCTGTTGCCGATGGATCTCTTGCTTTCATTACAAGTGCCAATCTCACCAGAGCGGCCATGGAGAAGAACATGGAACTCGGTGTCTTGGTGCGTGGAGGAAATTTACCTGAAAAGCTTGAATTACATCTAGATGCAATGGTGTCTACCAGAGTGATAGAGAAAATATGA
- a CDS encoding very short patch repair endonuclease yields MMDTVDRNTRSKIMKSVPQKNTKPEMRLRKALHRMGFRYRLHDKRLPGSPDLVFPKHKAIIFVHGCFWHRHGCKQTTTPKSRKEFWKAKFKANIQRDKKNILELENAGWRVIVVWECELKNSDQNDLFEKIQDFLLNVKTV; encoded by the coding sequence ATGATGGACACCGTTGACAGAAATACTCGATCCAAGATCATGAAAAGTGTTCCACAAAAGAACACGAAACCCGAAATGCGTTTGAGAAAGGCATTGCATAGAATGGGGTTTCGATATCGGCTGCATGACAAGAGGTTGCCCGGCTCTCCTGATCTTGTATTTCCAAAACACAAAGCAATCATTTTTGTGCATGGCTGCTTTTGGCATCGGCATGGCTGTAAACAAACGACGACCCCCAAATCACGAAAAGAATTCTGGAAAGCAAAATTCAAAGCCAATATTCAGAGAGATAAGAAGAATATTCTAGAGCTTGAAAATGCAGGTTGGCGAGTGATAGTCGTATGGGAATGCGAGCTAAAAAACAGCGATCAAAATGATCTTTTCGAAAAGATACAGGATTTTTTGCTTAACGTAAAAACGGTATAA